The region ATAGgttttctggatttttttttgctgatgCCTCACACCTAACATTCCAAAGACCCACTTCTTTCTTTTCCACCCACCAGCCATTCTTCCTCTACCATACTAATGGAGACAACAAACACAGAGGTAGACAGATACATTATAATGACAATAACTTTGGAACCTACAGTGGTAtgcgaaagtttgggaacccctcgcagaatctgtgaaaatgtgaataattttaataaaataagagagatcatacaaaatgcatgttattttttatttagtactgtcctgagtaagatattttgcataaaagatgtttacatataatccacaagacaaaaaagtagctgaatttattaaaatatctcagtacaaaagtttgggaacccttgaTTCTCAATACAGTGTgttgttacctggatgatctatgactgtttttttgttttgtgatggttgttcatgagtctcttgtttgtcctgagcagttaaactgagctctgttcttcagaaaaatcctccaggtcctgcagattcttcagttttcaagcattttttgcatatttgaaccctttccagcagtgactgtatgattttgagattcatcttttcacactgaggacgactgagggactcaaacacaactattaaaaaagattcaaacattcactgatgctccagaaggaaacacgatgcattaagagtcggggggtgaaaacttttagaatttaaagatcaaggtaaattgtacttaatttgtcttccgggaaacatgcaaatattatgttgcttccgaagggcagaactaaatgaaaacaatgatatttaaacaaaataagaaaaattgtgacatcttcatcctgttcaaaagttttcactccccgactcttaatgcatcgtgtttccttctggagcatcagtgaatgtttgaaccttttttaatagttgagtttgagtccctcagttgtcctcagtgtgaaaagatgaatctcaaaatcattcagtcactgctggaaagggttcaaatatgcagaagatgcttgaaaactgatgaatctgcaggagctggaggattttcctgaagaacagagctcagtttaactactcaggacaaacaagagactcatgaacaaccatcacaaaacataaaaacagtcgtggatcatcaggtaaccacacacagtattgagaatcagtggttcacatacttatgaatggggtcattttaataaattcagctacttttttgtcttgtggattatatgtaaacatattttttgtaaaatatcttaatcaggacagtactaaataaaaaataacatgcattttgtatgatctctcttattttgttaaaattattcacattttcacagattctgcgaggggttcccaaactttcgcatatcactgtatattttaaatttatttaaagttgCTATTGCTATAACATACCTTTCTTTTGTGCCGAAAATGGCTTTCGTCGATCACAACAAACTCCCTTCTTCCACCAATCTGCTGACCTGTACACCTTCTCATCCTTTCAACTGCTGTGACACAGACTTCCCTTATTTTCTTTGCCATTTTACTAAGTGTTGCTGAACTGCCTGCAATGCTGTCGTCCATCATGTCTATCTGCCGTAACCGCAGACCCTGAGAAAACCTTTAAAGCCAAAAAGAACATGTAATGTTTATGAATgcctttaaataatttacactgtatGCATTATTTTATGCAAATTACAAAGAGAACAGTGACAAAAGTGAGttaattatatacatatttatattacaACTGTTGTATTCCTACCTGTACAGGAATTGCATCCACCTACTGAAGGAGACCTTTGATCCACTGAATATTGATTTGTGCCTGACAGAAATTTGTTTTGCCCTTCCCTCATGTGCTCCTGCTTGTCGACAAATcctattgtaaaaaaaaaaaaaaaaatcttgattatgttatatatatatatatatatatatatatatatatatatatatatatatatatatatatatacacataaaatCTTGATTGTTTCAGTGCGATGCAAATTATTTCAGTGCAATGCAActtatatagcctacatacatatatatatatatatatatatatatatatatatatatatatatatatatatatattgtgtgtgtgtgtgtgtatcttaCCAAGCATATTGGTCTCCACTGTTCGtccttttcttcattttcatgtCCCGATGAcaaattctgcatttattttttgtttttagcagTTTCCTTTTCTGAAGCCACTTAATCATCTTCAGGGTTTTCTTTGTAGAACTGGGCTCATTAATAAGCTTCTTTAGCCGGCTTAATctgctcatttttatttttatttttatttttatttttatttttattttttacagttgcTTTCGATTGTAGGGATAGTGACAGCTAGTTTGATAGGTGGGAGAAATCGCGCTCCCGCTTTCATACGTAATCAATGTGGGACAAAGGAAAACTCGCGCTTTCGAACGTCATCAACAGGGGACAAAGGAATTGTGCAGCAGCAGTTTGTTTATGACATGGAGAACTCCGACAAAAGTAGAAAAGGCGTGCGGACCCGGGCCAAAAGGAATGCTAGCGTGGAGATGGATGCGTTGGATTTGACTTCCGTCGGTGGCACTAGTGGTAAGTATGTTACTCTCTTTACTGGCACACATTATTAATTATGGCTAACAAGCTAATTGCTAGTTAGAAGTCCTAATACCAGCGACACGCAGGGGGGCGGGAGCGTTGCGACGAACGCTGGGCAGGAAGCCTGGCTGTCAATAGATGACTTttataatgacatttttgaCTCTCTTTGTGTAATGTACAGGGGCGGGCAGGATGGGATGAGAGTTTGTTAGACAACAAGAAAGTAAATAGAACATTTACAGTTCATTCAATAATGTATGTTTACTTTTAATTAGGTGTGCCCACGGTCCCCACTGCACATCTGGCAGACAAAAGAAAATCTCATGAGCTGGAGATGTGTAAGCTGAAAATAGAGTGGCAAAAAGACAAGATTGATGAGCTGACCAAGGAGAGAGACTATCTTAAAGAGCAGCTGGCATCAGGTAAGGCTCACAACACACAACATGTATTCAATAATAGTACAATTGAGTCTTATTATGTGAGTTAAGCTTTGTGTTCCTATGTACCATGTGATGCAAGCTGTGAGCCTTATGTATTTGTATCCATTTTAACAGCTCTTAAAAGAGAGGACACCGTTTCTAAGCAGACGATTCCCCTGTCTTCAGATTCCTGTCGTGACAGCTCAGAATCTTCCTCTGATTCTATGTCTGACTCCTCTATATCCTCATCAGAGGGGGGCAGGAAGAAGAGGAGGGTGAAAAGAAAGGGGAAAGGGAAAAAGTATGGGAAGAAGTCAAAGAAAATGGAAACAAAGACACGTCAGAGAGGTTAGAATGCTATTTTCACCCTTTCCACTTGTTTCTCACTTGGCTGGTTCTTCCTGCATGATGtcacattgtgtgtgtgtgtcccatAAGAATTGCATTGGGGATTACATCAGCTTCGATActtatttagtttttagttaAATCCATGTAAaagattcaaaacaaaatgacagggtgacttatgctgccttcacatgcacATTGTAAATATGAGTTTTCTAGGTAAAAAGTGCACATGAACACCCAACCATTCCGAAAGTTGAATGCAATGAgctcgtaatcacgacttcagaagtgggaattgtCAAATTTCTGCTAGcacttgaaggcagcataaataagatgaatttattaaatttattaaatcataatttcataagCTACCAATTATTACACTTtttaatttacaccaaactACAGCAGGTACTACCTTTGATTAGCTAAAGTACtatgtaaacaaaccaacaaatcAGATTAtatcaaatacaaaaaaaaaaaaaataattgcacacaACTGTataatcagaatcagaatcagaatcagaaagagctttattgccaggtatgttgtttacacatactaggaatttgttttagtgacagaagctccacagtgcaacagagtaacagcgacaagacaagacacataataaaaagaataaaataataatatacaaatttacaagatagacaaagtgcaaaaaaagcaaaagacaatatatattatagacaattgtatatacaattatgtgtgcaaattgagatataaataagtgttttaagtaaataatatgtaatagtgttgtgtgttccatgtttgtcaagtgttcatgagatggattgcttgagggaagaaactgttcctgtgtctggtcgttctggtgctcagggctctgtagcgtcgaccggatggcaacagttcaaagagggagtgtgctggatgtgaggggtccagagtgatcttctttgccctttttctcactctggataagtacagttcttggagagtggggagggttgtgccaatgattcgctcagcagaccggactaccctctgtagtcttctgaggtcagatttggtagctgagctgaaccagacggtaattgaagtgcagaggatggattcaatgatggcagagtagaactgtttcagcagctcctgtggtaggttgaacttcctcagctggcgaaggaagtacaacctctgctgggcctttttcacaatggactcgatgtggttgtcccacttcaggtcctgggagatggtggtgcccaggaacctgaatgactccactgcagtcacagtgctgttcatgatggtgagtggggggagaGCAGGTGGGTTTTTCCTGAAGTCCacgatcatctccactgtcttgagcgtgttgagctccaggttgttaagactgcaccagacagccagctgttcaacctccagtctgtaagcagactcatcaccgtcctggatgaggccgatcagtgtggtgtcatccgcaaacttcaggagcttgacagaggggtctttagaggtgcagtcgttggtgtagagggagaagagcagtggggagagcacacagccctgaggggcgccggtgctgatggtgagggtgctggatgagaatttccccagcctcactagctgctgcctgtctgtcaggaagctggtgatccactgacagacagaggtgggcacggagagctgagttagtttaggctggaggagtgatgggacaatggtgttaaaagcagagctgaagtccacaaacaggatcctcacataagaccctggtctgtccagatgctggagaacataatgcagtcccatattgactgcatcatccacagacctgtttgctcggtaagcaaactgcagggggtccagtaagggtccagtgatgtccttcagaaaagccagaaccagtctttcaaatgacttcatggccacagacgttagagccacaggtctgtagtcatttagtccagtaattttgggtttctttggacagggatgatggtggagcgtttgaagcatgaggggacttcgcacagctccagtgatctgttgaagatctgtgtgaagatgggggccagctggtcagcgcaggttttcagacaggctggtgaaacgctgtctgggcctggtgcctttcttctcttgttctttctgaagacctggcgcacgtcatcttcactgaactgaattgcaggtgtggggagagtggggttgatggaggtgtgaatggtgatttttcaaacctgcaataaaacccattcagatcgtctgccagtcgttgattctccacagagctgggggatggtgtcttgtagttggtaatgtctttcagacctttccacactgaagctgtgtcattagaagagaactgattccgaagtttatcagaataattcctctttgccactctgatctccttttccagtgtgtatttggcctgtttgtacaagactctgtccccttttctgcgagcatcttctttggcctgacggagctggctgagttttgcagtgaaccagggtttgtcattgttgtaagataaatgagtctttgtaggaatgcacagatcctcacagaaactgatatatgatgtaacagtctctgtgagctcgtccagatcggtggcagcaacttcaaaaacactccaatcagtccattcgaaacaggcttgtaaagcccgctctgtttcggtggtccatctctttacagtctttgctacaggtttagctgatttcagtttctgcctgTAGGTTGGTATGAGATGAACTAAACAGTGATCAGAGAGCCCCAAAGCTGCCCGTGGGACAGAGTGATATGCATCCTTTATTGCTGTGTAACAATGGTCGAGTATATTACTGTCTCTGGTGGGACAAGTAACATGCTGTCTGTATTTGGGCAGTTCACGTGAGAGAATCGCTTTATTAAAGTCCCCGAGAATGATAAGAACAGAGTCCGGGTGTTGTTGCTCGCTCTCTGTGATCATATCAGCGAGTATCTGTAAAGCCGAGCTCACGTGCGCTTGCGGAGGAATGTAGACGCTCACCAGAATGAACGAGCAAAACTCCCGCGGCGAATAGAACGGTTTGCAGTTAATGAAGAGTGTTTCAAGATCTGGACAGCACATCTTCTTTAACACCGTTACATCTGAACACCACCTTTCGTTGATGTAAAAGCACGTCCCGCCGCCGCGCGATTTCCCCGTTGATTCAGCGTCGCGATCTGATCTAAACAGCTGAAAGCCCGGCAGACATAACACGCTGTCCGGAATGGCGTCGTTCAGCCAGGTTTCCGTGAAGCACAGAGCAGCCGAGTTCGAGAAATCCTTATTTGTCCGGGAGAGCAGAAGGAGTTCGTCCGTTTTGTTGGGCAGAGAGCGGAGATTCGCCAGATGGATGCTAGGCAGCGGCGTTCTTAATCCGCGCTGTCTGAGCTtcacgagggcgccggcgcgctTTCCCCGTCTGCGCGTCCTGAAGCGTCTAAACAGCGCTGCCGCTCCGCCGActacaacattcaacaaaacgtcTGAATAATCGAAATCCGGTAAAAGATTTTGTGGTGTGAACTGCCGAATGTTCAGCAGTTCATCCCTGGTAAAACTGATGGtgtttgaaaaacagaaaacaggaaaaactaacaaaaacagaacaaacactgaagagcTAAGCACTGTGGCTGCCATGCGCGGCGCCATCTTGATCTAAGAAGAATAAATAACTAATAAATAACTGAAGTACATATATGACTTATTCAATGGcttaatttaatcatttaacatTGGACTGGTCTGATTATCTGGGTGTAACTGGTCTGCTATCTCTCTATACTGAAGTT is a window of Megalobrama amblycephala isolate DHTTF-2021 linkage group LG6, ASM1881202v1, whole genome shotgun sequence DNA encoding:
- the LOC125269888 gene encoding uncharacterized protein LOC125269888 — translated: MSRLSRLKKLINEPSSTKKTLKMIKWLQKRKLLKTKNKCRICHRDMKMKKRTNSGDQYAWICRQAGAHEGRAKQISVRHKSIFSGSKVSFSRWMQFLYRFSQGLRLRQIDMMDDSIAGSSATLSKMAKKIREVCVTAVERMRRCTGQQIGGRREFVVIDESHFRHKRKYGRGRMAGGWKRKKWVFGMLGVRHQQKKIQKTYSTSYGKKISKPSSPFDCTSCEAWVINYQ
- the LOC125269887 gene encoding coiled-coil domain-containing protein 106-like; translated protein: MENSDKSRKGVRTRAKRNASVEMDALDLTSVGGTSGVPTVPTAHLADKRKSHELEMCKLKIEWQKDKIDELTKERDYLKEQLASALKREDTVSKQTIPLSSDSCRDSSESSSDSMSDSSISSSEGGRKKRRVKRKGKGKKYGKKSKKMETKTRQRAQTPQQVVARYEKVLRRFSKGGTMSAAFKQVGVDRNTIVVNAPIAELYIAAPCKFKELLKSHSSEVKLSIFATQCAAVIHEDPAIEDAIKALKASGKLLPLKGK